From Coffea eugenioides isolate CCC68of unplaced genomic scaffold, Ceug_1.0 ScVebR1_816;HRSCAF=1557, whole genome shotgun sequence:
AAATTGGGAATTGAGTACGCTTGAAAGGTATTGGATATGACTCATCATTAGAACTGTGCAATGGAATGCGAGGAATGAAAACCTGTTTACCAGAATGAATTCCAACCGAAATTTGTGCATGTATGatgtttttgttaaaatttaagCATATCATGGGGGGTTCCATTGCATAGTCCTTTGCTGGATTCAGATTTCTTAGGAGAATAACTGGGCAATTtggtttcaaaatcaacaaatgtGGAGGTAATCCAGGGGGTGGATAGTATTTAAGAAGTCACCGTGATCAGCTTGTTTTGTTGGATTTATTGTCTTATCGAAGCTGatatatttgatttcttctCCAGGGAACTTCTGAATCAAAATTTGATTGATTTCGTGCACAATATCATTTGTTGTACTGAGAATGGCTCTGTTAATGAGAGTTGAATTCTGAGGGCAAAAGCTAGATAGAGATGGATAAACAGTGTCTATCAGAGTGTGCAAGGATTGCTGATCATCATTAATGAAAGAGACAATCATAGAAGAAGGCAATTGTATCTTGTCATTTGCAATGGTTGCTTGTGTGCCATTTCCAATATTGAGCAGAAAATCTGAGAATGATGGATCGAGAAATGCTCTCATATTTTCAGTCAATCGAATCTTTTGGAGGTGTGGCCAAATATATGAGTTGATGAGAGATGCAGAAATGTAATCTTCTCTTTGACCTTTGTGGACGATTGGTAAAGTCTGTCGAAAATTTCCACCGAAAACAATGAGTTTTCCACCAAATATTTGATCAGAATTCAGCAAATCTCTAAGTACTCTGTCAAAGGATTcaattgcatatttttttgCCATTGTTGCTTTATCCCATATTATTAATGATAATGTAGGTTATAATTTTAgagaaaagttttttttttaaattttggtttttagttgtatatttttgaattttttagtttttgaaatattattgaagTAATATTTTTGGAATAGAGTAAATGGAAGGTAATGGAAAGTGGTACAATTAATTTGTATTTATTAGATAGTTATGAATTTTTTGTTGATAAGTATTTTATGGCGGTTGTATTTGTGTTATGCTATTTAATTTAAAAATGGAAGAAGTTTAAGTTGATAATTGGGTTATTAACGAATATTATTGAAG
This genomic window contains:
- the LOC113758962 gene encoding uncharacterized protein LOC113758962, whose protein sequence is MAKKYAIESFDRVLRDLLNSDQIFGGKLIVFGGNFRQTLPIVHKGQREDYISASLINSYIWPHLQKIRLTENMRAFLDPSFSDFLLNIGNGTQATIANDKIQLPSSMIVSFINDDQQSLHTLIDTVYPSLSSFCPQNSTLINRAILSTTNDIVHEINQILIQKFPGEEIKYISFDKTINPTKQADHGDFLNTIHPLDYLHIC